The following are encoded together in the Gorilla gorilla gorilla isolate KB3781 chromosome 14, NHGRI_mGorGor1-v2.1_pri, whole genome shotgun sequence genome:
- the LOC134756975 gene encoding LOW QUALITY PROTEIN: protein fem-1 homolog A-like (The sequence of the model RefSeq protein was modified relative to this genomic sequence to represent the inferred CDS: inserted 2 bases in 2 codons; substituted 1 base at 1 genomic stop codon), whose translation MASGSIYKKVSGDCHKQGLTEGLLLLLCGLDEPVGLVPAAPPGQLSTADGGEGDGEGWLPPVWALILRLPLPLRPAHGLAEARTKDLRTAVCNAARDGKLQLLQKLLSGRSREELDELTGXVAGGGTPLLIAACYGHLDVVEYLVDWCGASVEAGGSVHFDGETMEGAPPLWXAGHLDVVRSLLRRGASVNRTTRTNSTPLRAACFQGLLEVVRYLVGEHQANLEVANRHGHTCLMISCYKGHREIARYLLEQGAQVNWRSANGNLALHNCAETSSLQILQLLLGCKASMERDSYGMTPLLPASVTGHTNIVEYLIQEQPSQEQVTGVEAQPGLPQEGSSTSQGCRQPQGXPCCIFSPEVLNGESYQSCCPTSREAAVEALELLGSTYVDKKRDLLGALKHWRRAMELHHQGGEYLPKLEPPQLVLAYDYSRKVNTTEELEALINYPDEMRMQALLIRERILSPSHPDSSYCIRYRGAVYADSGNIECYIRLWKYALDMQQSNLEPLSPMTTSSFLSFAELFSYVLQDRAAKGSLGTQIGFADFMGVLTKGVREVEWALQLLREPRDSAQFNKALAIILHLLYLLEKVECTPSQEHLKHQTIYRLLKCAPRGKNGFTPLHVAVDKDTTNVGRYSVGRFPSLHVVKVLFDCGADRDSRDFDNNPLHIAAQNNCPAIVNALIEAGAHMDATNAFKKTAYELLEDKLLARGTMQPFNYVTLQCLAAQALDKNKIPYKGFIPEDLKAFIELH comes from the exons ATGGCCTCGGGTAGTATCTACAAAAAAG TTTCAGGGGACTGTCACAAACAGGGTCTTACTGAGGgcctcctgctgctgctctgtGGCCTTGATGAGCCCGTGGGGCTGGTTCCTGCGGCTCCTCCTGGCCAGTTGTCCACTGCAG ATGGCGGCGAGGGAGACGGTGAAGGTTGGCTCCCGCCTGTCTGGGCTCTGATCCTCCGTCTCCCCCTCCCCCTGCGGCCGGCTCATGGCCTGGCGGAGGCCCGAACCAAAGACCTCCGCACCGCCGTGTGCAACGCCGCCCGTGACGGCAAGCTGCAGCTGCTCCAGAAGCTGCTCAGCGGCCGGAGCCGGGAGGAACTGGACGAGCTGACTGGCTAGGTGGCCGGCGGGGGGACGCCGCTGCTCATCGCCGCCTGCTACGGCCACCTGGACGTGGTGGAGTACCTGGTGGACTGGTGCGGCGCGAGCGTGGAGGCCGGTGGCTCGGTGCACTTCGATGGCGAGACCATGGAGGGTGCGCCGCCACTGT GCGCTGGCCACCTGGACGTGGTGCGGAGCCTGCTGCGCCGCGGGGCCTCGGTGAACCGCACCACGCGCACCAACTCCACGCCTCTCCGCGCCGCCTGCTTCCAGGGTCTCCTGGAGGTGGTGCGCTACCTGGTCGGCGAGCACCAGGCCAACCTGGAGGTGGCCAACAGGCACGGCCACACGTGCCTCATGATCTCGTGCTACAAGGGCCACCGTGAGATCGCCCGCTACCTGCTGGAGCAGGGCGCCCAGGTGAACTGGCGCAGCGCCAATGGCAACTTGGCCCTGCACAACTGTGCCGAGACCAGCAGCCTGCAGatcctgcagctgctgctggggtGCAAGGCCAGCATGGAACGTGATAGCTACGGCATGACCCCGTTGCTCCCGGCCAGCGTGACGGGCCACACCAACATCGTGGAGTACCTCATCCAGGAGCAGCCCAGCCAGGAGCAGGTCACAGGGGTAGAGGCTCAGCCTGGGCTGCCCCAAGAAGGCTCCTCCACCAGCCAGGGGTGTAGGCAGCCTCAGG CTCCGTGCTGCATCTTCTCCCCTGAGGTACTGAACGGGGAATCTTACCAAAGCTGCTGTCCCACCAGCCGGGAAGCTGCCGTGGAAGCCTTGGAATTGCTGGGATCTACGTATGTGGATAAGAAACGAGATCTGCTTGGGGCCCTTAAACACTGGAGGCGGGCCATGGAGCTGCATCACCAGGGGGGTGAGTACCTGCCCAAACTGGAGCCCCCACAGCTGGTCCTGGCCTATGACTATTCCAGGAAGGTCAACACCACCGAGGAGCTGGAGGCGCTGATCAACTACCCCGATGAGATGCGTATGCAGGCCCTGTTGATCCGGGAGCGCATCCTCAGTCCCTCGCACCCCGACAGTTCCTATTGTATCCGTTACAGGGGCGCCGTGTACGCCGACTCGGGCAATATCGAGTGCTACATCCGCTTGTGGAAGTACGCTCTGGACATGCAACAGAGCAACCTGGAGCCTCTGAGCCCCATGACCACCAGCAGCTTCCTCTCCTTCGCCGAACTCTTCTCCTACGTGCTGCAGGACCGGGCTGCCAAAGGCAGCCTGGGCACCCAGATCGGCTTTGCAGACTTCATGGGGGTCCTCACCAAAGGGGTCCGGGAAGTGGAATGGGCCCTGCAGCTTCTCAGGGAGCCTAGAGACTCGGCCCAGTTCAACAAGGCGCTGGCCATCATCCTCCACCTGCTCTACCTGCTGGAGAAAGTGGAGTGCACCCCCAGCCAGGAGCACCTGAAGCACCAGACCATCTACCGCCTGCTCAAGTGCGCACCCAGGGGCAAGAACGGCTTCACCCCTCTGCACGTGGCTGTGGACAAGGACACCACAAACGTGGGCCGCTACTCCGTGGGCAGATTCCCCTCCTTGCACGTGGTCAAAGTGCTGTTCGACTGCGGGGCCGATCGGGACAGCAGGGATTTTGACAACAACCCGCTACACATAGCAGCCCAGAACAACTGCCCGGCCATCGTGAATGCCCTGATTGAAGCAGGGGCCCACATGGACGCCACCAACGCCTTCAAGAAGACGGCCTACGAGCTGCTGGAAGACAAGCTGCTGGCCAGGGGTACCATGCAGCCCTTCAACTATGTGACCCTGCAGTGCCTTGCAGCCCAGGCCCTGGATAAGAACAAGATCCCTTACAAGGGCTTCATCCCGGAAGATCTGAAGGCATTCATCGAACTGCACTGA